CTATTTCACTGGAGAGTATTAAACGAGCGAATGCATAAAAAGTATTTTGTACCTTGGACCTCGTAATGTTCAAAACTTAActaaatccaaaaataaaatgctatcatTTCTATTACTATCAACGTGTATATTGCAACtctcatttattgtttttaagatgacaaataaatatgaaagcaATCTGATAAATTTACTCTTGTGCTCCCAGGATACATGCACACCACACTAGAGACCTTTAGTTTAGAAGTGAACTTAGAATCGGCTTTCCAGGTGGCAGTCTCTGGGTGAAGGACTAATCCCACCCAGCTCCTCTGGCCAGGTAGGGGCTCCAGTGTCTCTGTGCAGGGGCCTGGGCTTGCGGAGGGTGGCTGTGACAGTTGATCCAGGCCAGTGCCCTACAGCCAGGGAGGTAGAAGGCAGTGCGAGCTCCCCAGAGACGGTAGCTGACGTTCTCACCTCCTTCCCAGGTTCCTCTAGATGGGGGACAGCTTTCCCTGGTGCCTGTGTGCTAGGAGAGTACTCTGGATTCCCCCCAGGAGGGACTTGGCATTTCGGTACTGCAAGCCTAGCTTAGCCCCTGGTACccgcaggtgctcagtaaatgctggttGAGAGATCATTATAGCTCTTTCATgtgtcattaattcattcattcactcctttgTTCTCATGCGCCAGTTTCTGTAATAGGCTCTGAATCAGACAAATATAAAACCACAGGGAAACAATAGCCTGGTTAGGACAGTggatggagccccaggctgggcagtGCACCTCTAGACCCTGGTGTAGGCTCTGAGTCTGACCCGCGACCCCAGGCAAGTCCCTTTTCCGGACCACTGCTCCCATCTGACTTGTAGGGTCATTTCTCACCTTAAATCCTAAAATCCCTGGGGCGCTGGGCCAGGATAATCCAGAGCCTGCAAACCCACAGGCTTGCAGGGGCCACGCAAGTCATAGAGAGACTGGGTGGACACACCCCTCCAAAGGGAACACAGGAGCACAGGTCCAGTTACCAGGTCATCTGGCCTCTTCCAGAGTTTCCAGAAATTTGGTGTGATGATGATGAGAGTGGTGGAATTTCTCAACTTTTCCATTGTCACCCAAGCCACTCAAGGCTCCTCCGTGGCCTTGACTTTAGTGCATACCCCGCCATGTGTGTCGTTGGTTCGGAGCCTTCTGACCtctcagagagagaagaggcttTGGGCTCTAAGGGTCATTCCAAAAGGGGGTGGTGGGAGATCTGCTTAATCGTTTCTTCCAGAGGAAGGCATCCCCCCACAGCTCTCTTGGGTTCACGGGCAtcctgctgggggcggggggtggcctGGGGGGCAAGGCAGTGAGTGCCCACCTCTGAACCAACCATGACATTCAAAAATACCAGCTTTACAGCAAAGCTCTCAACTGGCCATGGGAATGGGAAAAGCCAGCTACAGGAATCACTTGTATGTAGCTTGGAAATAAATTGTGTGGGTCGAATTCCGACTTCATCCAAGTATTTACTGAGCCTACTGTGTGCAGAGTTGAGAGTCCAGACGAAGCCTGAGACCGAACCCCTGCCTCTCATTCACTTCAAGTGACTGCTGAGCTCCCGCTCTGGGCTCCACAGGGGTGGGGTAAGGGAAGAGATGGAGTTGGCCAAGCCTCTGGTCCCCAAGGCCACCCAGCCTGTGGAGGAAGAGCGCTGTGTACAAAAAATGACTCTGCTATAAGTCTGGCCATAGTAACAGCTCTAATAGAAATTCAAACAGCATCCAAATGTGAACGCTTCACGAATTTGCACATTTGCTTAGGCTGCGATTTAAATTACTTTCCCTTCCCGGTGTGCATGCCGACAGGCAGTAGGGGAGGCAGCACAGGTGCTCCCCAGgctggcagtgggggagggggcagggccaggggtgggagggggaagggtgtGAGGGGGCATCGGCGGAGGCCAGGGCCGGGCTGCAGACATTTCACCAAGTGCACTGCGGAGCGCCACCCCAAAAACCACCTCTCCTCCGGCTGGCAGCTTTCTCATGAgcgttcttttctcttctcccgtCTTTGTCCCTTCTGTGTGCCCCCTCCACCAACAccctctcctgcttctgcccacctctgtctgtctctgtccctccctgcccgGCTCTCGCCGAGGGCAGGCCCCTCTGTCAGCCTCCTCGCAGTGGTAGTGATTGTGTGTGGCGTGGCCCTGGTggcagtttttctctttctcttttggaagCTGTGCTGGATGCCCTGGAGGAGCAAGGAGGCCTCCAGTCCCGCTTCTGCTAACCCTCCCCCGGAGGCCCCCCAGAGCCCCGGCTCCAGAGGCACCATGGCGGACAAGCTGAAGGATACCAACactctgggcttcctggaggcgGCTGTGAAGATCAGCCACACGTCCCCAGACATCCCGGCCGAGGTGCAGATGTCGGTCAAGGAGCACGTCATGCGTCACACGCGGCTCCAGCGACAGACCACAGAGCCAGCGTCGTCTACCAGGTGAGGGTGGacctctcccttccctgaccGCCACACCGCCACATTCTGCTACTCAAGACGTTAATGAGGTTCCAGCCCGTGAGGAGCAGAGGCCAGCAGTAACATCACATGCACTCCGATTGGAGAATATAACAGACGATGTGCCCCGCGGTGGTAACCAGCTGGGAGCTGGGCACCAGGAAAGGCCGCAGGAGAGGGCAACCTTGGAGGTGGAGCGCTGTGCTCCGTGGTGTGCGCTGGGAGGTGTTGGGTatttggagggaaggagagattgcaggcagagggcagagactATGCAAAGTCCCAGAGGCATAAAAGTTCGTGGTGTGTCTAGGGATATGCCAATAAAGCCTTGTCGATAGGGTCTGCCGTGCACGGGATATAGGACAAGAGGTTCCCAACATTTGGAGAACGAGGATTCCTTTATAACCTTGGACAgagtcccccccctcccccacaggacAGTGGTTGTATACATGGCATTCTTTAActgagaaaaccaaaaccaactcCCACCACGTGATAACAAACAGCCTACCCTAAATTCGGACACGGAAGTGGTGCATATGCACGACTTGTATTTATTCAAACCTACGGCTCCTGTGGGCTCCTGGGTCCCTGCAATGTGtccccaggctcccaggggacCAGCCGAAGGGAAGAGACCAGGTCTTCAGCTGGGAGTCCAGGAACGAACGTGCTGGGGGTCACATTTTCAGAGTTCATCATATGACCTCGGGCGAGTCGCTCACCTTtcttaagcctcagttttccagACTAAAATAGGGCTGATGACTCATAAGGCTGCTGTGAGGAGCCAAGGAAGGAATCCATCAGAGCTGGATTCTTTGACAATCTGGAGTAGACGATGTATCGCTTACTATACACCTGgccctgttctaagtgctttttaTGTGTATGAATCCGGTTCTtcctcacagcaatcctatgCAATTGCTacttttattatcctcattttgtagtgcagagaagttaaataactggaccaaggtcacatagccagacAGCGGCAGAGCCAATATGAACCTACGCCGTCTGGGTCCCAAgcccaataaatgttaactacGGTGTGGGTGGTAGAGCGGGCGATGATGACGAAGGGACAGCCATGGCCAGGGTAAGAAAGGATGGTCCTTCTCCTAAGGGCTCTCATGGTTTTATGGGGGAACCAGAGTCAGTCTACCAGGAAAGAAACCCAGCaagcaggggggaaaaaatggcAGCAAAGGCTACCATTAACTGAGCTTAGGCTATACCAGGCCCCATTCCAACTCCTTTCTGTAGACTTGTAATGCTGGCAACCACCCACGAACAAAGTGTGTGCAAGCGGAGAGAGGGTCCGCGAGCAGGAGGAAAAGGGCCCCGCAAAGGGTAGGATGAGCCAGGGCGGCCAGGAGGTGTGGCCCGCACGCTCCTCTCCCTGGAGCTCTGACCAAGCTGTCcctgccccctcccgccccccaccaggCACACGTCTTTCAAGCGCCACCTGCCACGGCAGATGCACGTCTCCAGCGTGGACTACGGCAACGAGCTGCCCCCGGCGGCAGAGCAGCCCACCAGCATTGGCCGAATCAAGCCTGAACTCTACAAGCAGAAGTCGGTGGACGGGGACGATGCCAAGTCCGAGGCCACCAAGAGCTGCGGGAAAATCAACTTCAGCCTGCGCTATGACTACGAGAGCGAGACCTTGATCGTGCGCATCCTGAAGGCCTTCGACCTCCCTGCCAAGGACTTCTGTGGCAGCTCTGACCCCTACGTCAAGATCTACCTCCTGCCTGATCGCAAGTGCAAGCTGCAGACCCGGGTGCACCGCAAGACCCTGAACCCCACCTTCGATGAGAACTTCCACTTTCCGGTGCCCTATGAGGAGCTGGCCGACCGCAAGCTACATCTCAGTGTCTTCGACTTCGACCGCTTCTCTCGCCATGACATGATCGGAGAGGTCATCCTGGACAACCTCTTTGAGGCCTCCGACCTCTCCCGGGAGACGTCTATCTGGAAGGACATCCAGTACGCCACAAGTGTGAGTACAGCCTTGCCTCCTGGGCTTCTTGAAGGTTCCTAGGGCTGGGTTGAGTGGGGTGTGTCCCTATCCTCCTCCACCCTAGAGACAAGTGGGCCTTTGCCCTTCAGGATGTGAAGGGGGATGGTGGGAACTGACCAGTGGCTCAGCCCACCCTGCAGAAGTCCTTGCTCGCTGCCCCAGGTTGGGGTGTGGCCTGGCAGGGAAGAGAATTTTTGTCCATTGCTTCTGATGATATGTTCTGGGGCAGCTCCCTCCATCTGCTAGGCCTTAGGTCTACCGCCTATAAAATAATGTTATCTATCTCTTTGATCATGGGTGAGGATTGGGCCAGGTCTCTAGACTGAATCAGACAGCAGCATTTGCCAAGTGCACTGATATGTGCTAGAAGCCTGGAAAAGGCGATCCAGAACTGGGCATGTTAATCAGGACGAACACGGTTATGTTGCGGCAACAAATAATCCTAGGATTTGGTAGCTTAGAGCAACCAAGATCTAGTTCTTGTTCATGCTACCCATGCTTCCCAGCTTGGCTGGGGTGACCCAGGGGTCCGAGCTGACAGAGGCTCCGTCTGGATACGTGCTGCCATCAGGAGAAAGGGGATGTGGCAAGTCATGCACTATATCTCAAAGCTTCCACAATGAAGGGATGTATGTTACTTCTACCCGCGTTTCACCAGCCAAAGCCAGACACGTGGCAACTCAGGAGGGCTGGGCAAAGAAATCCCACCGTGTGCCCAGCAGGAGAACGGGAAGCACATAATGACCAACACGAGTGGCTACTGCACAGCCCCTTCTCGCAGGCATTCCCTGCCGGGGCCAGCGTGGAGGGATGCCTGGCTAATCCACACACGGGACAGGGGGTGCTTGGCTGGTCACGATCAACTGCAATTAACCAGGGAAGGTTTCGAGGCACTGAGGCTCAAACTGGCTTTTCAGGGGGAGGTCGGGTTTGGCACAGAGAATTGAGAGGGCATTTTCAGAGCCCTTTGGTCCAGTGTAGATCCCACGGGTGGGTGCACCTCTCTCTAAGCCCATCCAGGCAGCTGAGAGCCCAGCATGGGTGTTCCCATCAGACACCAATGGCCTTGTGTCTGGGGTCTTGAGTGCTAACTGGTTGAGTCTCCCCGGATAGTTCTTGCACTGTTTCTCTGGGGTGGGGTTGACCCCACTCAGTCTGCAGGCCCTCTCTTTGAACAGTCAATTCTCAATGTCTCTGTGTTGAATTTGTGAAGGGGGAGGCCAGGAAAATCAGCCTTGCTCTGATGGGAAAAGTGTCAGAAACCAGATTTGTTCAAAGCTTGGTGGGctccgtttctgccccagggctgGTCTCGGGGACACCCCATTCTCCAGCTGGTGCTGACTTTGACCAGTTCAGTCTGATGTCCCAGTACCTCCCCAACCTTTGCTTCCATGAAATCCCCAAGAACAGCACCAGCAGCAGGGCCAGACAGACAGGGCGGGCAGACGGGGCGGGCTGGCACAGCAGCTGTGCGCCGGCCCAGGCCAAGGGCTCTGCTCTATAAATCACTGTAAAGTTTACATCTGGTGCAGCTCTTCCCTTGTGGTCTCATTGAGCAACAGCCTCATTATGGTGACTGCGCAGGTAGAGAAAAGCTGCTCGGTCCTCCCCACGTCGAGGTTGAGGCCCAGGGGCTCCGAGAGCGGGAGGGttgaggctgggggctggagaaGCAGAGCTTTACTCAGACTCTGACGACTGCCCTCCCTCTCCTGTGACCTTCGCTGTGGGCATGATGGAAGACCCAGGCCTGGACTGGCCAGTCTGTGCCTGAGTGCACTCCTCACAGGGAGGCTAGCTAGCTTTCTGGGTGCTGGAACGCTGTGGCTGTCCCTGTCCTcgccccatcccccttcccccagcccggCTTCAGAAAACGGCAGATCATCCAAAACGTGTTGGACACATCGTCACCTTCCTTACCGTCCTCAGGTAGCACTGTTCtggtcctcctctctctcctcctgagcAGAACACTGGGCCCGGCACTGGGGAGTGAGCGGGACTGGGATAAAAGACAGCCTCTTTGATCCCCAGAAAATCGGAATCCAGTTCCAGAGACAAGAGACGTCTCTGCAGGAGCTAGTAATGCTAAGTAGTGAATCGTGTATACTGTGTGAAGTTGCTACGGAGAGTTAGGGCGGCCCAGGCATTTCCCTGGGTGAGGAGGAACTAGGAGAgttggggaggagcaggggaTATACCCCGACAGAGGAAGGGCTAGCATCCCAGCTGGGAGCACTGGGAGGCCAGGCCCCGGGAGTTTCTGAAGCCAAGGGCAGGTGGCTGTGCTCATAGGCCCTGTCCTGCTTGCAGTCTGTCTGAGCTGATGTTCTGCCAGCGGGGGGCCCTGGGGCCCTCCAGTCCACGGCTCTTCCGGGGGCTGGCTCTCAGGAGTAGGCTCGTCCTCCTGGTGGGCGAGGAATCAggcaaaggaaggggaagggaagtaaGAGGGTGGGTGCTTTTACCTGTTTTTTTGGTCCTGACTCTGAAATTATAGTTATTTGGGGGCCAGAGAGGCTCAAGTCACAGTCTGTGGGAATGACGAGCAGTGGGTGCATGTGAAATCCTGCCGCCAGCGTGGTGGAGGTGGTACGGATGAGCACGGAGGCTCCCATCTGTCCTCGTGCTGGATTCCATTCCTAGAGCTGCATTTGGGCCCCACTCCGCTGTCCTGCAGGTTGGTCCCCCGAGCGTGCCGAcattcctgcctcctgcctttgCTCACAGGGTTCCCTCTGTCACGCAGGTCTGGCCCAAACCAATCCCCCTTTCAAAGTTCCCTGAGCCCTTCTGCTCTTACAGAAATCGCTCCTCTGGATTTACTCCTGGGTCCCTCAGTTTTACCCTGAATCATCTTCGGTCTTGCAAAGTCCTCCCAATGGCTCAGGAATGCCTTTTGTCCCACATTTGactttctcttgtattttttccTCCGGGCTGAGTGTGTCATTTTATGCAAACATAAGAACTCAGCACATTTTTGTAGAATGACCCACAGCTTAGTTAACTCAATTAAAACTGTATATTGGTACACAAAGAAAGGATGATTAAAGAAGCAGTGGGAATCGGGTATGGTTATAacctgggaaggcttcctggaggagaaggtcaaataatattttgaaaacaggTAGAGTCAGGCTTGGTGGGGAGAGACGCGGCCTGTGCAGTCCCTCGGAGATATGGTTCAGGTGGGGGGGTATGTCTGGAGTGGCAAATCGATTAACCAGTTGGATCGGATAGTCAGGACTGAAGGGGAGGCTCAGTGAGGAGGAGAGGCACTGGGAGAATCAGGGGCTTAGCAGGCTGCTTTGAGGTCGCACGAGTCCATGAATGCCGTCCCCTTGTTGGTCCTGGTGCTTGTATTGGATCATCACCTTCAGCCCTGGCAAGTGGAACCAGGTATGTCCCTTGTTTTGGTTCCAGCCTCATGGCTCAGGTTGGTTTAAAGTAGCAAAACCTGGAGCATTCCTGTTGTTTTTCTCACAACCACTGAATTAGGAGCTTCAAGGCTAGTGAAGGAGATGTGTCCATCCGGGGAGTTCAGCTCTTGATTAATTGCAAATCTTAAGCCACAAGGGACATTTGCCTCACTGCCCCCAGGCTCTGGAGTGAAGCCTAGGGAGCAATGGAGGTAGTacacccccctccctccaggctaGAGGGTGAAAAGCAAGCGACCTGGATGTGTTAGAGCCATTGGAGGCCTCTCTTCTGTTCCACGGAGTCAAGGAGCTCAGAGTGGGAAGGAAATCATGGTAGTTCATTAAATCCACCCCGGCCCCCCCAGCCGGGGCTGCCCCTCATGCTCTTGCTGCCCCCACTCCTGCCTGGCTTGACTAGGGGCCCCTGGTGGTCCCCTGTGCATTCCCAGGGGCTTGCCATTTTCCCTCCACCTAAAACTTTGATTGGCTGAAATCCCTCcgctcttccctccccctccttctgcccccagtCTCATTATTTCTATATAAAGCTGTAGATTTATCATTATAATAGAGCCGCCGTCACCGGCTTTGCTAACGTCTCTGTAATCTTGTAGTTATTGCTACAGAGGCCTCAGACCCCACTGCACACAACTATTCCTGTCGCTCTTCCTGCGCCTTGGTGGCGGGGGGAGGTGAAGGCTGTAATTGGGGCCATAAATATGTGTTGTGCTTGGTGGCGTTAATGGACTCGGCCATCTTCCTGCCTTAGCAGGTCCCCGCCAGGTCAGAGTGAGCAAgtacgggtgtgtgtgtgtgtgtgtgtgtgcacatgtgtgtgttgtTTTGGGGTGCTGATGTGCTTTGGGTATTTCCAGGGACCCTGGACTCGGAATCtgcagggaggaagagaggccTAATATGGTGGAATAGTCTCTAGCCTGGGAATGAGCAGGCCGGACAGAAAGAGCTCAGGCGTGGGTACCAAGCAGACCTGTGTTGTATTCTGGCTTCTGTTCTTTCTAGCTCTGAGACCTTGGGGACATTATCtacactgtgcctcagtttccatatcagcaaa
The nucleotide sequence above comes from Ursus arctos isolate Adak ecotype North America unplaced genomic scaffold, UrsArc2.0 scaffold_12, whole genome shotgun sequence. Encoded proteins:
- the SYT6 gene encoding synaptotagmin-6 isoform X2, producing the protein MSGVWGTGGPRCQAALALLASLCRARPPPLGLDVETCRSFELQPPERSPSAAGSGPSVSLLAVVVIVCGVALVAVFLFLFWKLCWMPWRSKEASSPASANPPPEAPQSPGSRGTMADKLKDTNTLGFLEAAVKISHTSPDIPAEVQMSVKEHVMRHTRLQRQTTEPASSTRHTSFKRHLPRQMHVSSVDYGNELPPAAEQPTSIGRIKPELYKQKSVDGDDAKSEATKSCGKINFSLRYDYESETLIVRILKAFDLPAKDFCGSSDPYVKIYLLPDRKCKLQTRVHRKTLNPTFDENFHFPVPYEELADRKLHLSVFDFDRFSRHDMIGEVILDNLFEASDLSRETSIWKDIQYATSESVDLGEIMFSLCYLPTAGRLTLTVIKCRNLKAMDITGYSDPYVKVSLLCDGRRLKKKKTTIKKNTLNPVYNEAIIFDIPPENMDQVSLLISVMDYDRVGHNEIIGVCRVGINAEGLGRDHWNEMLAYPRKPIAHWHSLVEVKKSFKEGNPRL
- the SYT6 gene encoding synaptotagmin-6 isoform X4, which gives rise to MPWRSKEASSPASANPPPEAPQSPGSRGTMADKLKDTNTLGFLEAAVKISHTSPDIPAEVQMSVKEHVMRHTRLQRQTTEPASSTRHTSFKRHLPRQMHVSSVDYGNELPPAAEQPTSIGRIKPELYKQKSVDGDDAKSEATKSCGKINFSLRYDYESETLIVRILKAFDLPAKDFCGSSDPYVKIYLLPDRKCKLQTRVHRKTLNPTFDENFHFPVPYEELADRKLHLSVFDFDRFSRHDMIGEVILDNLFEASDLSRETSIWKDIQYATSESVDLGEIMFSLCYLPTAGRLTLTVIKCRNLKAMDITGYSDPYVKVSLLCDGRRLKKKKTTIKKNTLNPVYNEAIIFDIPPENMDQVSLLISVMDYDRVGHNEIIGVCRVGINAEGLGRDHWNEMLAYPRKPIAHWHSLVEWQGRAASFDSESSCPSPKPPPTP
- the SYT6 gene encoding synaptotagmin-6 isoform X3, with the translated sequence MSGVWGTGGPRCQAALALLASLCRARPPPLGLDVETCRSFELQPPERSPSAAGSGPSVSLLAVVVIVCGVALVAVFLFLFWKLCWMPWRSKEASSPASANPPPEAPQSPGSRGTMADKLKDTNTLGFLEAAVKISHTSPDIPAEVQMSVKEHVMRHTRLQRQTTEPASSTRHTSFKRHLPRQMHVSSVDYGNELPPAAEQPTSIGRIKPELYKQKSVDGDDAKSEATKSCGKINFSLRYDYESETLIVRILKAFDLPAKDFCGSSDPYVKIYLLPDRKCKLQTRVHRKTLNPTFDENFHFPVPYEELADRKLHLSVFDFDRFSRHDMIGEVILDNLFEASDLSRETSIWKDIQYATSESVDLGEIMFSLCYLPTAGRLTLTVIKCRNLKAMDITGYSDPYVKVSLLCDGRRLKKKKTTIKKNTLNPVYNEAIIFDIPPENMDQVSLLISVMDYDRVGHNEIIGVCRVGINAEGLGRDHWNEMLAYPRKPIAHWHSLVEGNPRL
- the SYT6 gene encoding synaptotagmin-6 isoform X1, yielding MSGVWGTGGPRCQAALALLASLCRARPPPLGLDVETCRSFELQPPERSPSAAGSGPSVSLLAVVVIVCGVALVAVFLFLFWKLCWMPWRSKEASSPASANPPPEAPQSPGSRGTMADKLKDTNTLGFLEAAVKISHTSPDIPAEVQMSVKEHVMRHTRLQRQTTEPASSTRHTSFKRHLPRQMHVSSVDYGNELPPAAEQPTSIGRIKPELYKQKSVDGDDAKSEATKSCGKINFSLRYDYESETLIVRILKAFDLPAKDFCGSSDPYVKIYLLPDRKCKLQTRVHRKTLNPTFDENFHFPVPYEELADRKLHLSVFDFDRFSRHDMIGEVILDNLFEASDLSRETSIWKDIQYATSESVDLGEIMFSLCYLPTAGRLTLTVIKCRNLKAMDITGYSDPYVKVSLLCDGRRLKKKKTTIKKNTLNPVYNEAIIFDIPPENMDQVSLLISVMDYDRVGHNEIIGVCRVGINAEGLGRDHWNEMLAYPRKPIAHWHSLVEVKKSFKEWQGRAASFDSESSCPSPKPPPTP